CTTTCGGAGAACAGGGACAGCCTCTTTGTTCCCCAATTCGCCCAACGCAACCGCCGCGCTGGACCGGACCGCCGGAATCTTGTCACTCATCAGCGTGACGAGCGGCTCGAACCCCTCTGCCTTCCCCAACATGCCCAACGCCGCCGCCGCCCCTCCCCGCACGGACGGTTGTGGATCGCGGCTGCCCGCGATCGCGAATTTCAACCCGCGTGGGTCCTTGAGCTCTCCCATCACGCGCAAGGCCGTGCTCCGCGCCTCGGGGTTCGCGGCTTGCGCGGCCTGCGTCAGCCCTGCCCAGGATTCCTTATGGCCGAAACGCAGCAGGGCTCCGATGGCCTGCACCCGCACCATCGGTTGCTCGTCGTTCAGCGCCTGTTCGAGGAATGGTCGTTCGCGCTTGTCGCCGTTGAGCCCGACCGCCCGCACGACATTGGCCCGGACCATCGAGGCCTGGTCTTCGATCGCCTTGCGCAGCCTGGCCGACTTCCGGCCGTTCTTCAATTGGCCCAAGGCTTCGGCCGCCAGCGCGCGGACAAGTCCCGATCCGTCGCTGAGCCCGTCTTCGAGGTCTGGCACCACCGCTTCGGACTCCAACTCCTTCAGCGCCGAATAGGCGGCGCCTCGCATTTGCTCGCGCATGTCTTTAAACAACACCCGAATAAACGCCATGGCGACGCCTTCCAAGAGCGCCTCCTCGTCGCGTCCGCGCTCCTGCACCAGGTGGTCATAGACATCCAGCGCATCTTTGGGGCGGCCGAGTTCGACCAGCGTCTTGGTCTTGAGCCTGCGCGCCTGGATGGACAGCGCGTTGTTCTCGCCCAGGCGATCCAACAACTCCAGAGCCTGGGGATAGCGCCGCTCCACAAACGCGGTTTCCGCCTCCCGTTCGAGGGCCGGAGCAGAGACGCCCTCAGCAGCCCCTGCATCCTGAACGAGGAACGGCAGGCCTAGGCCCAGCCATACGGCGACCCACCCCACCATTCCCGCCATTCGCGCGAGGAAGCGCGGGAGGATGCGTTTACTGTTGGTATTCGACAAGGGGTTTGATATCGACCGGATGGCCCAGCGATTCCGGCCCGAATCGGGGATTTTCCATCACCTTGAACGCTGACCGATTGCCCTTCGGCGCCTCGAGGGCGATGTCCTCGACGAGGCGCCCCTGTGGCCCCACGGTGACCATTCGGGAGACGCCGGGACCGGATTGCGGATGCCAGACGATGAGCTGGTAGGTGCCGGGCGGTACATGGTCCAGACGGTATGAGCCGTCCGGTCCGGTCACAGCGTAATAGGGATTGTTCACCGCCATGGCCCAGCTTTCCATAAAGGCATGGAAGCCACACTGCATGTAGAACGTCCGCCGGCCGCGGTTGAGATAGATCGGCCCGACCAATGATCGTCCAGGCTCATGATCGTGGGTGGCATGTAGATCTCCCCGGTGGTGGAGGGCGTTCATCCGCAGCGGCGAATTGAACA
The DNA window shown above is from Nitrospira tepida and carries:
- a CDS encoding HEAT repeat domain-containing protein yields the protein MVGWVAVWLGLGLPFLVQDAGAAEGVSAPALEREAETAFVERRYPQALELLDRLGENNALSIQARRLKTKTLVELGRPKDALDVYDHLVQERGRDEEALLEGVAMAFIRVLFKDMREQMRGAAYSALKELESEAVVPDLEDGLSDGSGLVRALAAEALGQLKNGRKSARLRKAIEDQASMVRANVVRAVGLNGDKRERPFLEQALNDEQPMVRVQAIGALLRFGHKESWAGLTQAAQAANPEARSTALRVMGELKDPRGLKFAIAGSRDPQPSVRGGAAAALGMLGKAEGFEPLVTLMSDKIPAVRSSAAVALGELGNKEAVPVLRKAFQDPDPGVKGAAVDSMLRLGEPFPDIEEAVRGLMRAQDPGPRSAVAKALARGAGPNRQAALAYLDQILHDPLPRPRIAAARSLGRIGDRNHIPDLKEALRDQDAAVQATAAASLIRLLRQDQQTAPARS